A single window of Nicotiana sylvestris chromosome 5, ASM39365v2, whole genome shotgun sequence DNA harbors:
- the LOC138868393 gene encoding uncharacterized protein gives MTGSDNSVESEKTANQKLKEAMANIEKMRLEMNEMQLAMAKVQKGPEPLVTPTPPPGHTPEYPSLGPSTSFPSHHYYQGRDAYDPQAPPPNQNPSLPNVPVFVAPPPTTLQRSSSEPLFQIHNTQYFSPEPTFKAPEPYTYTPQFGIPEEAEKPVKNTEHEEVIRKVKSLEQSFRNMHGLGHQVSVAYKDLCLFPDVQLPAGFKMPKFDLYKGHGDRVTHLKGFCSKMRGAGGKNELLIAYFGQSLSGSALTRSEQVVHLGRYSIGFCRTLPVQP, from the coding sequence atgactgggtcagacaacagcgttgagtcggaaaagacagCCAATCAGAAGCTAAAAGAGGCGATGgccaatatagaaaaaatgagattggaaatgaatgaaatgcagctagccatggctaaggtACAAAAAGGGCCCGAACCACTCGTCACTCCTACTCCCCCACCGGGACACACGCCAGAATACCCTTCCCTAggcccttcaacaagcttcccaagccaccactactatcaggggagagatgcctatgatccccaagctccgccacccaatcagaacccttcactaccaaatgttcctgtctttgtggcacctcccccaacCACATTACAAAGATCGTCTAGTGAACCACTGTTCCAAATTCACAACACCCAATATTTTTCTCCTGAACCCACTTTTAAAGCTCCTGAGCCATACACATATACACCCCAATTTGGGATCCCAGAGGAagctgagaaaccggttaagaacacAGAACATGAGGAGGTGAttcgaaaggtcaaaagcctggagcaatccttcaggaacatgcacgggttaggccaccaggtcagcgtggcctacaaggatctatgccttTTCCCTGACGTGCAATTGCCGgcggggttcaagatgcccaagttcgatttatacaaAGGGCATGGCGATCGTGTGACACATCTAaagggtttttgtagcaagatgaggggagctggtGGCAAAaacgagctgctgatagcttactttggccaaagCCTAAGTGGGTCAGCActgacaagatccgagcaggtggtacacctgggacgatataGCATAGGCTTTTGCAGgacacttccagtacaaccttga